The following proteins are co-located in the Anser cygnoides isolate HZ-2024a breed goose chromosome 2, Taihu_goose_T2T_genome, whole genome shotgun sequence genome:
- the MPPE1 gene encoding metallophosphoesterase 1 isoform X2 has protein sequence MLTSRLITVKNLPSRKRICFLLKLVCFVSSVLIFCEFLIYYVVIFQCRWPEVKGGAHTGNTETSASVLKAIILADTHLLGEINGHWLDKLRREWQMERSFQTALWLLQPDIVFILGDVFDEGKWSSPQAWADDVRRFRKMFKYPSSTELVVIIGNHDIGFHYEMTAYKVNRFEKIFNFTSGKLITRKGINFVIVNSVAMEGDGCAICRTSEAKLVALSHKLNCSQQNWNHSTKRCSDVEKLPASEPILLQHYPLYRKSDAECSGEDSAPPGKKNIPFKEKYDVLSQEASQKLLWWFRPRLILSGHTHSACEVLHAGKIPEISVPSFSWRNRNNPSFIMGSITPTDFSLQKCFLPYESRVFTIYCAAGALLVILILAHFQLLTPPFYFAQHLISKHKAV, from the exons ATGCTGACTTCTAGATTGATCACTGTGAAGAATCTTCCTTCGAGGAAGAGGATCTGTTTCCTGCTGAAACTTGTGTGCTTTGTCAGCTCCGTTTTAATATTTtgtgaatttttaatttattatgtgGTAATTTTTCAATGTCGATGGCCAGAAGTGAAAGGTGGAGCTCACACAGGTAACACAGAGACTTCAGCTTCAGTCCTGAAGGCCATAATTTTAGCTGACACTCACCTGCTTGGTGAAATCAATGGACATTGGCTGGATAAACTACGAAG GGAATGGCAAATGGAGAGATCTTTCCAAACTGCCTTGTGGTTACTGCAGCCAgatattgtttttattctggGAGATGTCTTTGATGAAGGAAAATGGAGCTCACCTCAG gcATGGGCAGATGATGTCAGGAGATTTCGGAAAATGTTTAAGTATCCATCTTCTACTGAACTGGTGGTTATCATTGGAAATCATGACATTGGATTTCATTATGA AATGACCGCGTACAAGGTAAATCGATTTGAAAAAATTTTCAACTTTACTTCAGGAAAGCTAATAACTCGAAAAGGAATAAA CTTTGTCATAGTGAACAGCGTAGCCATGGAGGGTGATGGCTGCGCTATCTGCCGTACCTCAGAGGCAAAGCTTGTGGCGCTTTCTCACAAACTGAATTGCTCCCAGCAG AACTGGAATCATTCCACCAAAAGATGCAGTGACGTGGAAAAGCTTCCAGCTTCGGAACCAATCCTTTTACAG CATTACCCTCTCTACCGGAAAAGTGATGCTGAATGCAGTGGAGAAGATTCTGCCCCTCCAGGGAAGAAGAACATcccatttaaagaaaagtacGATGTACTGTCTCAGGAAGCATCACAAAAG CTGTTATGGTGGTTTCGTCCCCGTTTGATTCTCAGTGGGCACACCCATAGTGCTTGTGAAGTGCTGCATGCGGGGAAAATTCCAGAAATCAGCGTCCCGTCGTTCAGTTGGAGGAACAGAAACAATCCTAGTTTCATCATg ggCAGCATAACACCAACTGACTTCTCCCTCCAAAAATGCTTCCTTCCATATGAGAGCAGAGTCTTTACTATATACTGTGCAGCAGGTGCTCTGCTTGTAATCCTGATACTAGctcattttcagcttctcactccaccattttattttgctcagcATTTAATCAGTAAGCATAAAGCAGTATGA
- the MPPE1 gene encoding metallophosphoesterase 1 isoform X1 produces the protein MLTSRLITVKNLPSRKRICFLLKLVCFVSSVLIFCEFLIYYVVIFQCRWPEVKGGAHTGNTETSASVLKAIILADTHLLGEINGHWLDKLRREWQMERSFQTALWLLQPDIVFILGDVFDEGKWSSPQAWADDVRRFRKMFKYPSSTELVVIIGNHDIGFHYEMTAYKVNRFEKIFNFTSGKLITRKGINFVIVNSVAMEGDGCAICRTSEAKLVALSHKLNCSQQNWNHSTKRCSDVEKLPASEPILLQHYPLYRKSDAECSGEDSAPPGKKNIPFKEKYDVLSQEASQKLLWWFRPRLILSGHTHSACEVLHAGKIPEISVPSFSWRNRNNPSFIMLKKTKHKTRREKHKNCLRRRCSLPSLQCTGGTGEKLLWPYAQAPGAAGRCWSQPKLCSCTPNPWHPRLQRASAALWLFFLCGCNAYTPFPPYPLRRWPLYITHVSHRR, from the exons ATGCTGACTTCTAGATTGATCACTGTGAAGAATCTTCCTTCGAGGAAGAGGATCTGTTTCCTGCTGAAACTTGTGTGCTTTGTCAGCTCCGTTTTAATATTTtgtgaatttttaatttattatgtgGTAATTTTTCAATGTCGATGGCCAGAAGTGAAAGGTGGAGCTCACACAGGTAACACAGAGACTTCAGCTTCAGTCCTGAAGGCCATAATTTTAGCTGACACTCACCTGCTTGGTGAAATCAATGGACATTGGCTGGATAAACTACGAAG GGAATGGCAAATGGAGAGATCTTTCCAAACTGCCTTGTGGTTACTGCAGCCAgatattgtttttattctggGAGATGTCTTTGATGAAGGAAAATGGAGCTCACCTCAG gcATGGGCAGATGATGTCAGGAGATTTCGGAAAATGTTTAAGTATCCATCTTCTACTGAACTGGTGGTTATCATTGGAAATCATGACATTGGATTTCATTATGA AATGACCGCGTACAAGGTAAATCGATTTGAAAAAATTTTCAACTTTACTTCAGGAAAGCTAATAACTCGAAAAGGAATAAA CTTTGTCATAGTGAACAGCGTAGCCATGGAGGGTGATGGCTGCGCTATCTGCCGTACCTCAGAGGCAAAGCTTGTGGCGCTTTCTCACAAACTGAATTGCTCCCAGCAG AACTGGAATCATTCCACCAAAAGATGCAGTGACGTGGAAAAGCTTCCAGCTTCGGAACCAATCCTTTTACAG CATTACCCTCTCTACCGGAAAAGTGATGCTGAATGCAGTGGAGAAGATTCTGCCCCTCCAGGGAAGAAGAACATcccatttaaagaaaagtacGATGTACTGTCTCAGGAAGCATCACAAAAG CTGTTATGGTGGTTTCGTCCCCGTTTGATTCTCAGTGGGCACACCCATAGTGCTTGTGAAGTGCTGCATGCGGGGAAAATTCCAGAAATCAGCGTCCCGTCGTTCAGTTGGAGGAACAGAAACAATCCTAGTTTCATCATg ctgaagaaaacaaagcacaaaaccaGGAGAGAGAAACACAAGAATTGCTTACGGAGGAGATGCTCTCTGCCAAGCCTACAGTGCACGGGTGGCACCGGGGAGAAGCTGCTTTGGCCCTACGCCCAAGCcccgggagctgctggcaggtgcTGGTCCCAGCCCAAActctgctcctgcaccccaaacCCATGGCACCCGCGGCTGCAAAGGgcctctgcagctctgtggttgttttttttatgtggTTGCAATGCCTAcacccccttccctccctaCCCGCTCCGTAGGTGGCCTCTTTATATAACGCACGTGAGTCATCGCAGGTAA